In Tepidamorphus gemmatus, the genomic stretch GCGTCACCGTCAATGCGGTCTGTCCCGGTTTCACCGCGACCGATCTCGTTGAGGAGAGCATCGCGCGGATCATGGCCAAGACCGGCCGCAACCGTGAGGCGGCGCTTGCCGAACTGACGCGCGGCAACCCGCAGGGACGGCTGGTCGCGCCGGCGGAGGTGGCCGACGCGGTGCTCTGGCTGTGCGGCGAGGATGCTTCGGCGATCACCGGTCAGTCGATCGCCGTCGCTGGGGGTGAGGTGATGTGATGAACGATCTGCCGCTCGACGCCGAGACCAAGGCGCTGGAGGCGCCTGGCGACCACAAGGCCGAACTGCGGCTGTGGCTCCGGCTGCTCACCTGCACGACCATGGTCGAGGCCGAGATCCGCCGCAGACTGCGCGACGGCTTCGACTTCACCCTGCCGCGCTTCGATCTGCTCGCCCAGCTCGACAAGGCCCCCGACGGCATGACGCTCGGCGAGGTGTCGAAACGGATGATGGTCTCCAACGGCAATGTCACCCATGTCGTCGAGAAGCTGGTCGCCTCCGGCCATCTCGACCGTCGCCCGGCGCCGAACGACCGCCGCGTGCAGATCATCTCGCTGACCGAGCGCGGCCGCGCCGAGTTCCGGGCGATGGCGAAGGTTCACGAAGCGTGGATTGCCGAGATGTTCGCGGGCCTCGATCAGGCCGAGATCGCCGGTCTGATGGATCTCCTCGGCAAGACCAAGGCCTCCGTCCAGCGCGCCCGGGACAAGACCGCAGGAGACTGACCCCGTGCCCGACACCAGCTTTCTCGACTGGCCGTTCTTCGAGGATGCCCACCGCGCGCGGGCGGGCGCGCTGGCGCTCTGGGCCGATACGGCGGTCGCCGGGCTCATCGACCACCACGACGTCGACGGCTCCTGCCGCGCCCTCGTCAGGGCGCTTGGCGATGCGGGATGGCTCAAGGCCGCCGCCCCCCTCGCCGGCCCCGGCATGACTGCCCGACATGACGTGCGTACACTCTGCCTGTCCCGCGAGATCCTGGCCTATCGCTCGGGGCTGGCCGACTTTGCCTTCGCCATGCAGGGGCTCGGCTCGGGGCCCGTGGCGCTCGCCGGCACCGATGAGCAGAAGGCGCGCTGGCTGCCGGGCGTCGGCGCCGGCACCGCGATCCCCGCCTTCGCGCTGTCGGAGCTCGAGGCCGGCTC encodes the following:
- a CDS encoding MarR family winged helix-turn-helix transcriptional regulator, which encodes MPLDAETKALEAPGDHKAELRLWLRLLTCTTMVEAEIRRRLRDGFDFTLPRFDLLAQLDKAPDGMTLGEVSKRMMVSNGNVTHVVEKLVASGHLDRRPAPNDRRVQIISLTERGRAEFRAMAKVHEAWIAEMFAGLDQAEIAGLMDLLGKTKASVQRARDKTAGD